In Variovorax sp. J2L1-78, the following are encoded in one genomic region:
- the rpsH gene encoding 30S ribosomal protein S8 produces MSMSDPIADLLTRIRNAQMVAKPTVSIPSSKVKAAIAQVLKDEGYIDGFEVKTEAGKSELVITLKYYAGRPVIERIERVSRPGLRVYKASAAIPQVQNGLGVAIVTTPQGVMTDRKARATGVGGEVLCYVA; encoded by the coding sequence ATGAGCATGAGTGATCCCATTGCCGACCTGCTGACGCGTATCCGTAACGCGCAGATGGTGGCGAAGCCCACCGTGTCGATCCCGTCTTCCAAGGTGAAGGCCGCGATCGCACAAGTCCTCAAGGACGAAGGCTACATCGACGGTTTCGAGGTCAAGACCGAAGCCGGCAAGTCCGAACTCGTCATCACGCTGAAGTACTACGCTGGCCGTCCGGTCATCGAGCGCATCGAACGCGTGAGCCGCCCCGGCCTGCGCGTCTACAAGGCCAGCGCAGCCATCCCGCAAGTCCAGAACGGCCTCGGCGTCGCCATCGTCACGACCCCCCAGGGCGTGATGACCGACCGCAAGGCACGCGCTACCGGTGTCGGTGGCGAAGTCCTGTGCTACGTCGCCTAA
- the rpsN gene encoding 30S ribosomal protein S14, which yields MAKQSLIQRELKRDKLVAKFAAKHAELKAASNDLTKSDEERAAARLGLQKLPRNANPTRQRNRCAITGRPRGTFRQFGLARAKIRELAFAGDIPGVTKASW from the coding sequence GTGGCTAAACAATCCCTGATCCAACGCGAACTCAAGCGCGACAAGCTGGTCGCCAAGTTCGCTGCAAAGCACGCCGAACTGAAGGCTGCCTCGAACGACCTGACGAAGAGCGACGAAGAGCGCGCTGCTGCCCGCCTGGGCCTGCAGAAGCTCCCGCGCAACGCGAACCCCACGCGTCAGCGCAACCGTTGCGCCATCACCGGTCGCCCCCGCGGCACTTTCCGTCAATTCGGTCTGGCTCGCGCCAAGATCCGTGAACTGGCTTTCGCTGGCGACATCCCCGGTGTCACCAAGGCCAGCTGGTAA
- the rplF gene encoding 50S ribosomal protein L6, with the protein MSRVGKMPVAIPAGVDVSIKDDQINVKGTGGTLALTRNALVNVVNKDGKLSFEPANESREANAMSGTFRQLVNNMVVGVTKGFEKKLNLVGVGFKAAASNNKLNLQVGYSHPVNIEMPQGITVATATPTEIVIKGADRQRVGQIAAEIRAVRPPEPYKGKGIRYSDEKIVIKETKKK; encoded by the coding sequence ATGTCCCGAGTCGGAAAAATGCCGGTCGCCATCCCCGCAGGTGTGGATGTGTCGATCAAGGACGACCAGATCAACGTGAAGGGCACGGGCGGCACGCTCGCGCTCACCCGCAATGCCCTGGTCAACGTCGTCAACAAGGACGGCAAGCTGAGCTTCGAGCCCGCCAACGAATCGCGTGAAGCCAACGCGATGAGCGGCACGTTCCGCCAGCTCGTCAACAACATGGTCGTCGGCGTGACGAAGGGCTTCGAGAAGAAGCTCAACCTCGTCGGCGTCGGTTTCAAGGCTGCGGCCTCGAACAACAAGTTGAACCTGCAAGTCGGTTACTCGCACCCGGTCAACATCGAGATGCCCCAGGGCATCACGGTGGCCACCGCGACCCCGACCGAAATCGTGATCAAGGGTGCTGACCGTCAGCGCGTTGGTCAAATCGCCGCTGAGATCCGCGCTGTTCGTCCGCCTGAGCCTTACAAGGGCAAGGGCATCCGTTATTCGGACGAGAAGATCGTGATCAAAGAGACCAAGAAGAAGTAA